In Streptomyces qaidamensis, one DNA window encodes the following:
- a CDS encoding DUF5997 family protein, with amino-acid sequence MTSHQNTQTMKPATAAKKLGVYLEATPADFREGVVSRAELNELQANPPQWLQELRRNGPHPRPVVAAKLGVSIAGLARAGVTEPLTTEQIEALKQEGPEWLERERTTQAEVRKEAERIKKKNAERQA; translated from the coding sequence ATGACGTCGCACCAGAACACCCAGACGATGAAGCCCGCGACCGCGGCGAAGAAGCTGGGTGTGTACCTCGAGGCCACCCCCGCCGACTTCCGGGAGGGTGTCGTCTCGCGCGCCGAGCTGAACGAGCTCCAGGCGAACCCGCCGCAGTGGCTGCAGGAGCTGCGGCGCAACGGCCCGCACCCCCGGCCGGTGGTCGCCGCGAAGCTCGGTGTCTCCATCGCGGGCCTCGCGCGCGCCGGCGTCACCGAGCCCCTCACCACCGAGCAGATCGAGGCGCTGAAGCAGGAAGGCCCCGAGTGGCTGGAGCGGGAGCGCACCACCCAGGCGGAGGTCCGCAAGGAAGCGGAACGGATCAAGAAGAAGAACGCCGAACGTCAGGCCTGA
- a CDS encoding 5-dehydro-4-deoxyglucarate dehydratase codes for MKFHGVLFFPVTPFAADGSLDEERLAQHIESGVAAGAGGVFVACGTGEFHALSPEEIERATRVAVTTTAGRVPVLAAAGGPTPVARDQAARVERAGADGILLLPPYLVSAPQQGLVRYVEEVIAATDLPVVFYQRGTARLTAETAAEIAALPGVVGLKDGIGDIERMHRIVRAVRAVPGTEDFQFFNGLPTAEMTAPAYQGVGVELYSSAVFAFAPEIALAFHRALAADDDALVSRLLDEFYGPLVALRDEVPGYAVSLVKAGVTLRGLDVGGVRAPLLDPTPEHITRLAKLLDHGLEVVAA; via the coding sequence ATGAAGTTCCACGGAGTGCTGTTCTTCCCGGTCACGCCGTTCGCGGCGGACGGTTCACTGGACGAGGAACGGCTGGCCCAGCACATCGAGTCGGGGGTCGCCGCGGGTGCGGGAGGTGTGTTCGTCGCCTGCGGCACCGGTGAGTTCCACGCGCTGTCGCCCGAGGAGATCGAGCGGGCCACCCGGGTCGCCGTCACGACCACGGCCGGACGGGTGCCGGTGCTCGCGGCGGCCGGCGGCCCCACACCGGTCGCACGGGACCAGGCCGCACGGGTCGAACGCGCCGGGGCCGACGGCATCCTACTGCTGCCGCCCTACCTCGTCAGCGCCCCGCAGCAGGGCCTCGTGCGGTACGTCGAGGAGGTCATCGCGGCCACGGACCTGCCCGTCGTCTTCTACCAGCGGGGCACCGCACGGCTCACCGCGGAGACGGCCGCCGAGATCGCCGCCCTGCCCGGGGTCGTCGGCCTCAAGGACGGCATCGGGGACATCGAGCGGATGCACCGCATCGTCCGCGCGGTGCGTGCCGTGCCCGGCACGGAGGACTTCCAGTTCTTCAACGGCCTGCCCACCGCCGAGATGACCGCGCCCGCCTACCAAGGCGTCGGCGTGGAGCTGTACTCCTCCGCCGTGTTCGCGTTCGCCCCGGAGATCGCCCTGGCCTTCCACCGGGCGCTCGCCGCCGACGACGACGCCCTGGTCTCCCGGCTCCTCGACGAGTTCTACGGCCCGCTGGTCGCCCTGCGCGACGAAGTCCCCGGGTACGCCGTGTCGCTCGTCAAGGCGGGAGTGACCCTGCGCGGCCTGGACGTCGGCGGCGTGCGGGCGCCGCTGCTCGACCCCACGCCGGAGCACATCACCCGGCTCGCGAAACTCCTCGACCACGGACTGGAGGTGGTCGCCGCATGA
- a CDS encoding carbohydrate ABC transporter permease, whose amino-acid sequence MSAPAIDPVRTPVTASPTRTSAGKRRTTPARFDTALGWSDRSGPAWALRVLLCLLALGVFAAPFLTIFSGSFSEKASGSTLSFLPHHPTLLNFRVAGERGIWDYFGNSLVIAGGGLLLQLAVCTLAAYALARHKFRGQALILTLFMLTMMLPEEVIAIPLSLVLGHVPVVGVDLKGTVWGVILPLGAWGFSVMLLTEFMKDIPTEIEEAARIDGVGELRMLWQVVLPLCKPALGVAGVLGFIMIWDQYLLPLIAAKDPTDYTVTVALSILRTDPEVGSGVVLAGAVIALVPSLIVYLLLQRSLVTGIAAGATKG is encoded by the coding sequence ATGAGCGCCCCCGCCATCGACCCCGTCCGGACCCCGGTGACCGCCTCCCCCACGCGGACATCCGCCGGGAAGCGGCGCACCACCCCCGCCCGTTTCGACACCGCCCTCGGCTGGAGCGACCGGTCGGGCCCCGCCTGGGCCCTGCGCGTCCTGCTCTGCCTGCTCGCCCTGGGCGTCTTCGCGGCGCCGTTCCTGACGATCTTCTCCGGTTCCTTCAGCGAGAAGGCCAGCGGTTCGACCCTGTCGTTCCTCCCGCACCACCCGACCCTGCTGAACTTCCGGGTGGCGGGCGAGCGCGGCATCTGGGACTACTTCGGCAACTCCCTGGTCATCGCGGGCGGCGGACTGCTGCTCCAGCTCGCCGTCTGCACGCTGGCCGCGTACGCGCTGGCCCGGCACAAGTTCCGCGGGCAGGCGCTGATCCTGACCCTGTTCATGCTGACGATGATGCTCCCGGAGGAGGTCATCGCCATCCCGCTGTCCCTGGTCCTCGGGCATGTGCCCGTGGTCGGCGTCGACCTGAAGGGCACCGTCTGGGGCGTGATCCTGCCCCTCGGTGCCTGGGGGTTCTCCGTGATGCTGCTGACGGAGTTCATGAAGGACATCCCCACCGAGATCGAGGAGGCCGCCCGCATCGACGGCGTGGGCGAGCTGCGGATGCTGTGGCAGGTCGTCCTGCCGCTGTGCAAGCCCGCGCTCGGTGTCGCCGGGGTGCTCGGCTTCATCATGATCTGGGACCAGTACCTGCTGCCCCTGATCGCCGCCAAGGACCCCACCGACTACACGGTCACCGTCGCCCTGTCCATCCTGCGCACCGACCCCGAGGTCGGCTCCGGGGTGGTGCTGGCCGGTGCGGTCATCGCGCTCGTCCCCAGCCTGATCGTCTATCTGCTCCTCCAGCGCTCGCTGGTCACCGGCATCGCCGCCGGTGCCACCAAGGGCTGA
- a CDS encoding helix-turn-helix domain-containing protein: MSQRPDLKQRRAVLEHEWSRWVPRLSVPGARPGGTAALRHEVTESWARSLGSVDPGRDSAPVTDGGQVHQRWTSSPLYRPVSALAGELHSIAEDAGFVTAVTDEAGTILWTCGGPTMRRRAERVNFAPGGRWDEQAMGTNALSLALHTGRPSSVFSAEHLVSALHGWVCYCAPVHGRDGRVLGVLDLSTTWDRSHPLAMSTVRTLVSTIEARLTPEMPRPGRLRLTCLGSEQAVHEGRPLPLRPRQLEILTLLALEPEGFSPERLRAALYGDRPVTSSTFKAEISHLRRALGGAISPRHYALTAPVSCDAADVLRALEQGDTDTALRRWGGPLLPRSEAPGIEEWRTRLEVAVREAVLASTRPEHALCYGERAPYDTEVHEHALRLLGPEDTRRAIARGRLTASLRD, translated from the coding sequence ATGTCACAGCGCCCTGACCTCAAGCAGCGCAGGGCCGTGCTGGAGCACGAGTGGTCCCGCTGGGTGCCTCGGCTGAGCGTCCCGGGCGCGCGCCCCGGCGGCACCGCCGCACTGCGCCACGAGGTGACGGAGTCCTGGGCGCGTTCGCTGGGCAGTGTGGACCCGGGCCGGGACAGCGCCCCGGTCACCGACGGCGGCCAGGTGCACCAGCGCTGGACGTCCTCACCGCTGTACCGGCCGGTCTCCGCCCTCGCCGGGGAGCTGCACAGCATCGCCGAGGACGCCGGGTTCGTCACCGCGGTCACCGACGAGGCCGGCACCATCCTGTGGACCTGCGGCGGCCCGACCATGCGCCGCCGGGCCGAGCGGGTCAACTTCGCGCCGGGCGGCCGCTGGGACGAGCAGGCCATGGGCACCAACGCGCTCTCCCTCGCCCTGCACACCGGCCGCCCCAGCTCCGTCTTCTCGGCCGAGCATCTGGTGTCGGCCCTGCACGGCTGGGTCTGCTACTGCGCACCCGTGCACGGTCGGGACGGCCGCGTCCTCGGCGTACTGGACCTGTCCACGACCTGGGACCGCTCGCACCCCCTGGCCATGTCCACCGTCCGCACGCTGGTGTCGACGATCGAGGCCCGCCTGACCCCGGAGATGCCCCGCCCGGGCCGGCTGCGGCTCACGTGCCTGGGCTCCGAACAGGCCGTGCACGAGGGGCGGCCACTCCCCCTGCGCCCCCGCCAGCTGGAGATCCTCACCCTCCTCGCCCTCGAACCCGAGGGCTTCTCGCCGGAACGGCTGCGGGCGGCCCTGTACGGCGACCGGCCGGTCACGTCCTCCACCTTCAAGGCGGAGATCTCCCACCTGCGCCGGGCCCTGGGCGGTGCGATTTCCCCCCGCCACTACGCCCTCACCGCCCCGGTGTCCTGCGACGCCGCCGACGTCCTGCGCGCGCTGGAACAGGGCGACACGGACACCGCGCTGCGCCGCTGGGGCGGCCCGCTCCTGCCCCGCTCCGAGGCCCCCGGCATCGAGGAGTGGCGCACGCGCCTCGAAGTGGCGGTACGCGAGGCCGTGCTGGCGAGCACCCGGCCGGAGCACGCCCTGTGCTACGGCGAACGGGCCCCGTACGACACCGAGGTCCATGAGCACGCGCTGCGGCTGCTCGGCCCGGAGGACACGCGCCGGGCGATCGCGAGGGGCCGGCTGACGGCGTCCCTGCGCGACTGA
- a CDS encoding carbohydrate ABC transporter permease, translating into MTATVTTPGPRRARFISKKAVLPWLFLAPGLLLALVFKFLPMGKGVWLSFFEVRPFLGDQWVGLDNYTRVLTDHRFQDAIGHTLVLGVGMSLGGILVGSALALLLEGQARSLKIIRTAVFLPVVTATAVVGEMWRLMYYPTSDGLINSGLGLLGLGPVPYLDNPDTALWATMAMGIWMLAPYNMVIILAGLAGVDRSLYEAAAMDGVSLWQRLRHITLPAIRPALGIVLTLAAIRGLRVFTEVYVLTGGGPAGSTDVWMTRAYTLGFTRNDIGGASAASVVLLCVTLLLTVTVNYLRKRGDVR; encoded by the coding sequence ATGACCGCGACCGTGACGACACCCGGGCCGCGCAGAGCCCGGTTCATCAGCAAGAAGGCCGTACTGCCCTGGCTGTTCCTCGCCCCGGGGCTGCTGCTGGCCCTCGTCTTCAAGTTCCTGCCGATGGGCAAGGGCGTCTGGCTCAGCTTCTTCGAGGTGCGGCCCTTCCTCGGGGACCAGTGGGTCGGCCTCGACAACTACACGCGGGTCCTGACCGACCACCGCTTCCAGGACGCCATCGGCCACACGCTGGTCCTCGGTGTCGGCATGTCCCTCGGCGGGATCCTCGTCGGCTCCGCGCTGGCGCTGCTGCTGGAGGGCCAGGCCCGCTCGCTGAAGATCATCCGAACCGCCGTGTTCCTGCCCGTCGTCACCGCCACCGCGGTGGTCGGCGAGATGTGGCGGTTGATGTACTACCCGACCTCCGACGGCCTGATCAACAGCGGTCTGGGGCTGCTCGGACTCGGGCCCGTGCCCTACCTGGACAATCCCGACACCGCGCTGTGGGCGACGATGGCCATGGGCATCTGGATGCTCGCCCCGTACAACATGGTGATCATCCTCGCCGGGCTGGCGGGCGTGGACCGGTCGCTGTACGAGGCCGCCGCGATGGACGGCGTCTCGTTGTGGCAGCGGCTGCGGCACATCACGCTGCCGGCGATCCGGCCCGCCCTCGGCATCGTCCTCACCCTCGCCGCCATCCGCGGACTGCGCGTCTTCACCGAGGTGTACGTCCTCACCGGCGGCGGTCCGGCCGGCTCCACCGACGTCTGGATGACCCGCGCCTACACCCTCGGCTTCACCCGTAACGACATCGGCGGCGCCTCGGCCGCCTCCGTGGTCCTGCTCTGCGTGACGCTGCTGCTCACCGTCACGGTCAACTACCTCCGCAAGAGGGGAGACGTGAGATGA
- the adh gene encoding aldehyde dehydrogenase, whose translation MVYAQPGTEGSIVTFARRYDNFIDGDWTAPVEGRYFENRTPVTGKVFCEVARSTAADVDLALDAAHRAADQWGRTSTTERANILNRIADRIEQNLEQIAVAETWENGKPVRETLAADIPLAVDHFRYFAGVVRAQEGSIAEIDADTVAYHFHEPLGVVGQIIPWNFPILMATWKLAPAVAAGNCVVIKPAEQTPASLLYVIDLIADLLPPGVVNVVNGFGVEAGKPLASSPRVAKVAFTGETTTGRLIMQYASENIIPVTLELGGKSPNIFLPDVMAADDDFLDKAVEGFVMFALNQGEVCTCPSRALIPSSIYDDFMARCVERTRAIVGGDPLDPATMIGAQASNDQYEKILSYLDIGRKEGAEVVTGGNPRAVPGLEGGYYIEPTIFRGTNDMRIFQEEIFGPVVSVTTYDSVDEALKIANDTLYGLGAGVWTRDGNTAYRLGREIKAGRVWTNCYHAYPAHAAFGGYKKSGMGRETHKMMLDHYQQTKNVLCSYSPKKLGFF comes from the coding sequence ATGGTGTACGCGCAGCCAGGAACCGAAGGCAGCATCGTCACCTTCGCCCGCCGCTACGACAACTTCATCGACGGCGACTGGACCGCGCCCGTCGAGGGCCGCTACTTCGAGAACCGGACGCCCGTGACCGGCAAGGTCTTCTGTGAGGTGGCCCGTTCCACGGCGGCCGACGTCGACCTCGCCCTGGACGCCGCGCACCGGGCGGCCGACCAGTGGGGCCGCACGTCCACGACGGAACGCGCGAACATCCTCAACAGGATCGCGGACCGCATCGAGCAGAACCTGGAGCAGATCGCGGTCGCCGAGACGTGGGAGAACGGCAAGCCGGTCCGCGAGACCCTGGCCGCCGACATCCCGCTGGCCGTGGACCACTTCCGGTACTTCGCCGGAGTCGTCCGCGCCCAGGAGGGCAGCATCGCGGAGATCGACGCCGACACGGTCGCGTACCACTTCCACGAGCCGCTGGGCGTGGTCGGGCAGATCATCCCGTGGAACTTCCCGATCCTCATGGCCACTTGGAAGCTCGCCCCGGCCGTGGCCGCGGGCAACTGCGTCGTCATCAAACCGGCCGAGCAGACCCCGGCCAGCCTGCTCTACGTCATCGACCTGATCGCCGACCTGCTCCCGCCGGGCGTGGTCAACGTCGTCAACGGCTTCGGCGTGGAGGCGGGCAAGCCGCTGGCGTCGAGCCCGCGCGTGGCGAAGGTGGCGTTCACGGGTGAGACGACCACCGGCCGCCTGATCATGCAGTACGCGAGCGAGAACATCATCCCCGTCACCCTGGAACTGGGCGGCAAGAGCCCCAACATCTTCCTGCCCGACGTCATGGCGGCCGACGACGACTTCCTGGACAAGGCGGTCGAGGGCTTCGTGATGTTCGCCCTCAACCAGGGCGAGGTCTGCACCTGCCCGTCCCGCGCGCTCATCCCCTCGTCGATCTACGACGACTTCATGGCCCGCTGCGTCGAACGCACCAGGGCCATCGTCGGCGGCGACCCGCTGGACCCTGCGACCATGATCGGCGCACAGGCGAGCAACGACCAGTACGAGAAGATCCTCTCCTACCTCGACATCGGCAGGAAGGAGGGCGCGGAGGTCGTCACGGGCGGCAACCCGCGCGCGGTGCCCGGTCTGGAGGGCGGCTACTACATCGAGCCGACCATCTTCCGCGGCACCAACGACATGCGGATCTTCCAGGAGGAGATCTTCGGGCCGGTCGTCTCGGTCACGACGTACGACTCGGTCGACGAGGCCCTGAAGATCGCCAACGACACGCTGTACGGCCTCGGGGCGGGCGTCTGGACCCGCGACGGCAACACGGCCTACCGCCTGGGCCGCGAGATCAAGGCGGGCCGGGTGTGGACCAACTGCTACCACGCGTACCCGGCGCACGCGGCGTTCGGCGGCTACAAGAAGTCGGGGATGGGACGCGAGACGCACAAGATGATGCTGGACCACTACCAGCAGACGAAAAACGTTCTTTGTTCATACAGCCCCAAGAAACTTGGGTTCTTCTAG
- a CDS encoding sugar ABC transporter substrate-binding protein, with translation MRDRRRCIAMRLRRVHRLAATLTVSGLLFGTAACGSGSGSARAGDPNTLEVWTRSDPESAQTYDRVFAAFTKKTGIKVDHQPVMNFDQQLQSRASVKDLPDVMINDTALMGSYQAQGLLKPITPASISGHDEITAKSWSSTVGLDGKHYGIPYSRQAMTLFVRKDWREKLGLPQPKTWQDTLALAKAFAGRDPDGDGKKNTYGMVVPGSAQNGYVAWWGASYLWQGGVQILRKEGSGYRPAMDSAAALRTVTWMKKNLFCGDNGVIQPSALTSVTANTTNFQDGNAGMYLTGPYNISTFDKALGKDKYEVLPAPSGPAGNNDVLADGENIYFGARTGKAKQEQTLAAFLVSPEGQELAMTGDHQPVVRIPVNSTLDAAKVRDDPRWSVVQKAYETASVQFPNAPNFAPIKQDTADALNAIFTYCGSDVSSGLKELNDTLAGDLKDQDLLK, from the coding sequence ATGCGGGATCGCCGACGCTGTATCGCCATGCGGCTCCGCCGCGTACACCGCCTGGCTGCCACACTCACCGTCTCGGGGCTCCTGTTCGGAACGGCCGCCTGCGGCTCCGGTTCCGGCAGCGCCCGGGCCGGTGACCCGAACACCCTGGAGGTGTGGACCCGGAGCGATCCGGAATCCGCCCAGACCTACGACCGCGTGTTCGCCGCCTTCACGAAGAAGACCGGCATCAAGGTCGACCACCAGCCGGTCATGAACTTCGACCAGCAGTTGCAGAGCCGCGCGTCCGTCAAGGACCTGCCGGACGTCATGATCAACGACACGGCCCTGATGGGCAGCTACCAGGCCCAGGGCCTGCTCAAGCCGATCACCCCGGCCTCGATATCCGGACACGACGAGATCACCGCCAAGTCCTGGTCGTCCACCGTCGGCCTCGACGGCAAGCACTACGGCATCCCGTACTCCCGCCAGGCCATGACGCTGTTCGTCCGCAAGGACTGGCGCGAGAAGCTCGGCCTGCCGCAGCCGAAGACCTGGCAGGACACCCTCGCCCTCGCCAAGGCCTTCGCCGGCCGCGACCCCGACGGGGACGGAAAGAAGAACACGTACGGCATGGTCGTCCCGGGCAGCGCCCAGAACGGCTACGTCGCCTGGTGGGGTGCCAGCTATCTGTGGCAGGGCGGTGTGCAGATCCTCCGGAAGGAGGGGTCGGGTTACCGGCCCGCCATGGACTCGGCGGCGGCCCTGCGCACCGTCACCTGGATGAAGAAGAACCTCTTCTGCGGCGACAACGGTGTCATCCAGCCCAGCGCCCTGACCTCCGTCACCGCGAACACCACCAACTTCCAGGACGGCAACGCCGGGATGTACCTCACCGGCCCGTACAACATCTCCACCTTCGACAAGGCGCTCGGCAAGGACAAGTACGAGGTGCTGCCGGCCCCCTCGGGCCCGGCCGGCAACAACGACGTGCTGGCCGACGGCGAGAACATCTACTTCGGCGCCAGGACCGGCAAGGCGAAACAGGAGCAGACGCTCGCCGCGTTCCTCGTCTCCCCCGAGGGCCAGGAACTCGCCATGACCGGCGACCACCAGCCCGTCGTACGCATCCCGGTCAACTCCACGCTCGACGCGGCGAAGGTGCGCGACGACCCCCGCTGGAGCGTGGTGCAGAAGGCGTACGAGACGGCCTCCGTGCAGTTCCCCAACGCGCCGAACTTCGCCCCGATCAAGCAGGACACCGCCGACGCGCTCAACGCGATCTTCACCTACTGCGGCAGCGACGTCAGCTCCGGCCTGAAGGAACTCAACGACACCCTCGCCGGTGACCTCAAGGACCAGGACCTGTTGAAATGA
- a CDS encoding LysR family transcriptional regulator substrate-binding protein, translating into MTGSDATPSFRLAYVPGVMPDKWVRIWNERQPGVPLTLTQVPAGAVAERLLGGDADAGLVRTPVDRSVFSAIPLYTEQTVVVVPKDHLVTAVDEVALEDLADDIVLHPLDDVLDWESLPGRPALERPATTADAVELVAAGIGVLVVPLSLARLHHRKDLTHRPLKDAPESSVALAWPEDAKTDQVEDFIGIVRGRTVNSTRGRQQPPARGESADADRGGARRKPAAGKSAGAKRTGKSGRGAPKNDRRGKPRRRS; encoded by the coding sequence GTGACAGGCTCGGATGCAACCCCCTCGTTCCGGCTCGCCTACGTTCCCGGGGTGATGCCCGACAAGTGGGTGCGCATCTGGAACGAGCGGCAGCCCGGCGTCCCGCTGACCCTCACGCAGGTGCCGGCCGGGGCGGTGGCCGAGCGGCTGCTGGGCGGGGACGCCGACGCGGGCCTCGTCCGCACACCCGTGGACCGCTCGGTCTTCAGCGCGATCCCCCTCTACACCGAGCAGACCGTCGTCGTGGTGCCCAAGGACCACCTGGTCACCGCCGTCGACGAGGTGGCTTTGGAGGACCTGGCCGACGACATCGTGCTGCACCCCCTCGACGACGTCCTCGACTGGGAGAGCCTGCCCGGGAGGCCCGCCCTGGAACGCCCTGCGACCACGGCCGACGCCGTCGAACTGGTCGCGGCGGGCATCGGCGTCCTCGTCGTCCCGCTGTCGCTCGCCCGACTGCACCACCGCAAGGACCTCACCCACCGGCCCCTCAAGGACGCCCCCGAGTCGAGCGTGGCCCTGGCCTGGCCCGAGGACGCCAAGACGGACCAGGTCGAGGACTTCATCGGCATCGTCCGCGGCCGCACGGTCAACAGCACCCGGGGCCGTCAGCAGCCCCCGGCGCGGGGCGAGTCCGCGGACGCGGACCGGGGCGGCGCCCGACGGAAGCCGGCGGCCGGGAAGTCCGCCGGGGCGAAGCGCACCGGGAAGAGCGGGCGCGGCGCCCCCAAGAACGACCGGCGCGGCAAGCCCCGCCGCCGTTCATAG
- a CDS encoding glucarate dehydratase family protein, producing MSSTRIRELIVTPIAFGDPPLLNANGVHEPLALRVILQLVLEDGTVGLGESTGGTVRLERLQAAAKVVVGMDVFDSTAVTAAIDAALLPTVPSSHERGWTTSAVEVACLDAQGKLLGRPVSDLLGGKVRDAVPFAAYLFYKWAEHPALDGRAAIGDDWGEALDPAGIVEQARLMQERYGFRSFKLKGGVFPPDEEIAAMRALAKAFPGQPLRLDPNVAWTVGTSKYVARELDGVLEYLEDPTKSIEGMAEVAEDSPMPLATNMCVIAWEHLKPAVEHHAIQVLLTDHHYWGGLRRTRELAAVCEAFGLALSMHSNSHLGISLAAMTHVAAAIPNLDHSCDTHYPWNSADDVIVPGVLELRDGEVRVPTGPGLGVELDHDRLERLHRRYVDSGMRSRDDTGYMRRFQPEYELKLPRW from the coding sequence ATGAGCTCCACGCGCATCCGCGAGCTGATCGTCACCCCGATCGCCTTCGGCGACCCGCCGCTGCTCAACGCCAACGGCGTGCACGAGCCGCTCGCCCTGCGGGTCATCCTCCAACTGGTGCTGGAGGACGGCACGGTGGGACTCGGCGAGTCCACGGGCGGCACAGTCCGCCTGGAGCGGTTGCAGGCAGCCGCGAAGGTGGTGGTCGGCATGGACGTGTTCGACAGCACCGCCGTCACCGCCGCGATCGACGCGGCCCTGCTGCCGACCGTGCCGAGCTCCCACGAGCGCGGCTGGACCACCTCGGCGGTCGAGGTGGCCTGCCTGGACGCGCAGGGCAAGCTGCTCGGCCGTCCGGTCAGCGACCTGCTCGGCGGCAAGGTCAGGGACGCGGTGCCGTTCGCCGCGTACCTCTTCTACAAGTGGGCCGAGCACCCCGCGCTCGACGGCCGCGCGGCGATCGGCGACGACTGGGGCGAAGCCCTCGACCCGGCCGGGATCGTCGAGCAGGCCCGGTTGATGCAGGAGCGCTACGGCTTCCGGTCGTTCAAGCTCAAGGGCGGTGTCTTCCCGCCCGACGAGGAGATCGCCGCGATGCGGGCCCTGGCGAAGGCCTTCCCCGGGCAGCCGCTGCGGCTGGACCCGAACGTGGCCTGGACGGTCGGGACGTCGAAGTACGTCGCCCGTGAACTCGACGGTGTCCTGGAGTACTTGGAGGACCCCACCAAGAGCATCGAGGGCATGGCGGAGGTGGCGGAGGACTCCCCCATGCCGCTCGCGACCAACATGTGCGTGATCGCCTGGGAGCATCTGAAACCGGCCGTGGAGCACCATGCGATCCAGGTGCTGCTCACCGACCACCACTACTGGGGCGGGCTGCGCCGCACCCGTGAACTGGCCGCCGTGTGCGAGGCGTTCGGGCTCGCTCTGTCGATGCACTCCAATTCGCACCTGGGCATCAGCCTCGCCGCGATGACCCATGTCGCCGCGGCCATCCCCAACCTCGACCACTCCTGCGACACGCATTACCCCTGGAACTCGGCGGACGACGTGATCGTCCCCGGCGTGCTGGAGCTGCGCGACGGCGAGGTCAGGGTGCCCACCGGGCCGGGGCTGGGTGTCGAACTCGACCACGACCGGCTGGAGCGCCTGCACCGGCGGTACGTCGACTCCGGGATGCGCAGCAGGGACGACACCGGCTACATGCGGCGGTTCCAGCCGGAGTACGAGCTGAAGCTCCCCCGCTGGTGA
- a CDS encoding DUF4142 domain-containing protein, whose amino-acid sequence MRISRSTAGTAFVGGALVLTLTALAYPSMLGVENAASGQDRIIANTQWGPLTEADRDFVVRVRAAGLWEYPLGQLIKERSTSPEMQEVAKHLLVGHGRLDAGCRKVSTDLGITLPNEASPQQQQFVATAEGSTGKEFESTAVTIMRVAHGGIFPTIAKIRATTRNSLVRELADTTNDTVLDHITVLEQTGLINQEQVSFQITAPPKLPQEQTTPPPPQQGAPVRVLPVPEELKDFQTVAPNPSYGAPAPSPSAG is encoded by the coding sequence ATGCGCATCTCGCGCAGCACGGCAGGAACCGCGTTCGTGGGCGGCGCGTTGGTCCTTACGCTGACCGCGCTCGCTTATCCCAGCATGCTGGGCGTGGAGAACGCGGCTTCCGGCCAGGACCGCATCATCGCCAACACCCAGTGGGGCCCGCTGACCGAGGCGGACCGCGACTTCGTGGTGCGCGTGCGTGCGGCCGGACTGTGGGAGTACCCGCTGGGACAGCTGATCAAGGAGCGGAGCACGTCGCCGGAGATGCAGGAGGTCGCCAAGCATCTGCTCGTCGGTCACGGCCGGCTCGACGCGGGCTGCCGCAAGGTCTCCACGGACCTGGGCATCACCCTGCCGAACGAGGCGTCGCCGCAGCAGCAGCAGTTCGTGGCGACGGCCGAAGGCAGCACGGGCAAGGAGTTCGAGTCCACGGCCGTGACGATCATGCGCGTCGCGCACGGGGGCATCTTCCCGACGATCGCCAAGATCCGGGCGACCACCCGGAACAGCCTCGTGCGGGAGCTCGCCGACACGACCAACGACACCGTGCTCGACCACATCACGGTCCTGGAGCAGACCGGCCTGATCAACCAGGAACAGGTCAGCTTCCAGATCACCGCCCCGCCCAAGCTGCCCCAGGAGCAGACCACACCGCCGCCGCCCCAGCAGGGTGCGCCGGTCCGCGTCCTGCCGGTCCCCGAGGAACTGAAGGACTTCCAGACGGTCGCCCCGAATCCGTCCTACGGGGCGCCGGCACCGTCTCCGTCGGCCGGCTGA